In a single window of the Polynucleobacter sp. MWH-UH24A genome:
- the trpC gene encoding indole-3-glycerol phosphate synthase TrpC — protein MRDILSRILETKRHEIVAAQRLISSGEILKEALQANSNPNTKVRGFAQALISSVSNHKPGIIAEIKKASPSKGVLREHFVPHDIAQSYAAHGATCLSVLTDRDYFMGSPQYLKEARAACSLPVIRKDFIIDPYQVYEARAMGADAILLIVAALELSQMLELEACAIENQLDVLVEVHDGEELEAALELQTPLLGINNRNLKTFEVSLQTTIDLLPAIPKDKLVITESGILNANDVKLMQGAGVNAFLIGEAFMRAEHPGKALAALFA, from the coding sequence ATGAGGGATATTCTGAGTCGTATTCTGGAGACCAAGCGTCATGAGATTGTGGCTGCACAACGCTTGATCTCTAGTGGTGAGATCCTAAAAGAGGCCCTGCAAGCCAATTCCAATCCAAATACAAAGGTGCGTGGCTTTGCCCAAGCACTGATAAGCTCTGTCAGCAATCACAAACCCGGCATCATTGCTGAAATCAAGAAAGCGAGCCCCAGTAAGGGGGTGCTTCGTGAGCACTTTGTGCCACATGACATTGCCCAAAGTTATGCCGCGCATGGCGCGACCTGCTTATCGGTTCTCACCGATCGGGATTACTTCATGGGCTCGCCCCAGTATCTCAAGGAAGCGCGAGCCGCCTGCTCCTTGCCAGTAATTCGCAAAGACTTCATTATTGACCCTTATCAGGTCTATGAAGCGCGTGCTATGGGTGCTGATGCAATCCTGTTAATTGTCGCGGCACTTGAGTTATCACAAATGCTAGAACTAGAGGCGTGTGCGATCGAGAACCAGCTTGATGTATTGGTGGAAGTTCATGATGGGGAGGAATTAGAAGCCGCCCTTGAACTGCAAACACCCCTACTGGGTATCAATAACCGCAATCTCAAAACCTTTGAGGTGAGCTTACAAACCACCATTGATCTACTACCAGCCATTCCCAAAGACAAACTCGTCATCACGGAGTCCGGGATTCTCAATGCCAACGATGTCAAGCTGATGCAAGGAGCTGGGGTTAACGCATTTTTAATTGGCGAAGCCTTTATGCGTGCTGAGCACCCAGGCAAGGCACTTGCAGCATTATTTGCTTGA